In the genome of Balneola sp., one region contains:
- a CDS encoding glycosyltransferase family 1 protein has product MPYYINTRTLLSQKTGVQRYLSSILPYLDSEKFQLIGPNPKSRIGGYFWEQLTLPKLIGKSLLWSPANMGPIKHRNHIVTLHDISVIDHPEWFDKKFAYLYSLLLPKLTRNAKTIITSSQFSKERISTVFRIKIEKIQVVHCGLEDKFFNSERENIGAANFMSKFPQDYILYVGSMDPRKNILRLLQAWEKLSLNTDIKLCVVGANQHSLARLKFNSIPKNVIFTGYVDDQELLFLYRNAHCFIYPSLYEGFGLPPLEAMSQKCPVITSDIRPIRDIIGNEAAIFVDPLNVADIVEKIESVILDDSLRTRLSRKGFEVASKFRAKKTAKEIEEILTTSI; this is encoded by the coding sequence ATGCCATATTACATAAATACTAGGACTTTATTGAGTCAGAAAACGGGTGTACAAAGATATTTATCTTCAATATTACCTTACTTAGATTCGGAAAAGTTCCAGCTTATTGGCCCTAATCCAAAATCAAGGATTGGAGGATATTTTTGGGAGCAACTAACCTTACCTAAGTTGATTGGAAAGAGTTTACTTTGGAGCCCTGCCAATATGGGGCCTATTAAGCACAGAAATCATATTGTGACTTTACATGATATATCTGTTATAGACCATCCGGAGTGGTTTGATAAAAAATTTGCTTATTTATATTCACTCTTACTTCCAAAACTAACAAGAAATGCTAAAACTATTATTACAAGCTCTCAATTTTCAAAAGAACGAATAAGTACAGTTTTTAGAATAAAAATTGAAAAAATACAGGTAGTGCATTGTGGGTTAGAAGATAAATTTTTTAATAGTGAAAGAGAGAATATAGGGGCTGCAAATTTTATGTCTAAATTTCCTCAAGACTATATATTATATGTTGGTTCGATGGACCCCAGGAAAAATATTTTAAGGTTGTTACAAGCTTGGGAGAAGTTATCTTTAAATACTGATATAAAGTTGTGTGTCGTCGGGGCTAATCAACATTCACTAGCTAGGCTAAAGTTTAATTCTATACCTAAGAATGTTATTTTTACTGGCTATGTAGATGATCAAGAGTTACTCTTTTTATATAGAAATGCTCATTGCTTTATTTATCCATCTTTGTATGAAGGTTTTGGACTCCCCCCATTAGAGGCAATGTCTCAAAAATGTCCAGTAATAACTTCAGATATTAGACCTATTAGAGATATAATAGGTAATGAAGCAGCTATATTTGTAGATCCACTAAATGTAGCAGACATTGTCGAAAAAATTGAATCAGTAATTCTTGATGATTCACTTAGAACAAGATTATCTAGAAAAGGATTTGAAGTGGCATCAAAGTTTAGAGCAAAAAAAACAGCGAAAGAAATTGAAGAAATTTTAACTACAAGTATTTGA
- a CDS encoding NAD-dependent epimerase/dehydratase family protein → MKQNKPKVLVTGGEGFVGSYLVPKLRTKNFEVIITSKLSGNKQNQIYQIDIRNLEEVSKLFKEQRPDYVFHLAAISSPVEKNISTIYDVNLQGSLNILESAQEYVPESTILMVSSGYVYGNYKDPIAESFPTNPINHYGISKLAMEKLVLAYKEKIKKIVLARPFNHTGQGQSENFVIAKVINTLNRQRANYDKLVLELGNIDAVRDFTDVNDIVEAYIDLIDKGKNLETYNISSNIGYSIRDTIRILEKILDTDIDVRKNEKFMRPSDMPILIGDNGKIIKEIGWKPKIRFPQLLEKMLKY, encoded by the coding sequence ATGAAACAAAATAAGCCTAAAGTTTTGGTTACGGGTGGAGAAGGTTTTGTAGGTAGCTATTTAGTTCCAAAATTAAGAACCAAAAACTTTGAAGTTATAATTACTTCAAAATTATCCGGAAATAAACAAAATCAAATTTATCAAATTGATATTCGAAACCTTGAGGAGGTATCAAAATTATTTAAAGAACAAAGGCCAGATTATGTGTTCCATTTAGCAGCAATATCAAGTCCAGTTGAAAAAAATATATCAACCATCTATGATGTAAATTTGCAGGGGAGTTTGAATATACTTGAGAGCGCCCAAGAATATGTTCCTGAATCCACTATTCTTATGGTTAGTTCCGGCTATGTTTATGGAAACTATAAAGATCCCATAGCTGAGTCATTTCCCACGAATCCAATTAATCACTATGGAATCAGTAAGCTTGCTATGGAAAAACTTGTGTTAGCTTATAAAGAAAAAATTAAAAAAATAGTTTTAGCAAGACCTTTTAATCATACTGGACAAGGACAATCTGAGAACTTTGTTATTGCTAAAGTAATTAATACACTTAATCGACAAAGAGCAAATTATGATAAATTAGTTTTAGAACTGGGTAATATCGACGCTGTAAGAGATTTTACAGATGTAAATGATATTGTAGAAGCTTACATCGATTTAATAGACAAGGGTAAAAATCTAGAAACATATAATATCAGTTCTAATATTGGTTACTCAATAAGAGATACAATTAGAATTCTTGAAAAAATTCTTGATACTGATATTGATGTTAGAAAAAACGAAAAGTTCATGCGGCCTAGTGATATGCCTATCTTAATTGGAGATAATGGTAAAATTATCAAAGAGATAGGCTGGAAGCCAAAAATTAGGTTTCCTCAGTTATTAGAAAAAATGCTAAAGTATTAA
- a CDS encoding hydroxyacid dehydrogenase encodes MKLWKNTPTLDEYVPELLSNVEAAEGQIAVIGSKPINVHEMPNLKGIFKCGVGTDNIPFEDAEALGIEIRLPSKETQNIIFEETANFAVYSILNALYKNVGDLENWKKYQRPFLGNRGVLLVGLGRIGTYVKEKLINLVNISTFDIRENSPEELVELTKKADVVSLHIPLNEHTRSYWDAEKLGWMKDGSFLVNTSRGPIVSEEDLLNEIKNSRIYAIFDVFWKEPYHGELKHYHPENFIMTPHIASTCADFLKGLAKDFYEFQDQLSSKSN; translated from the coding sequence ATGAAACTTTGGAAAAATACACCTACATTGGATGAATATGTACCTGAACTCTTATCTAATGTTGAGGCAGCTGAAGGTCAAATCGCAGTAATTGGTAGTAAACCAATTAATGTTCATGAAATGCCTAACCTAAAAGGTATTTTTAAATGTGGTGTTGGTACTGATAATATTCCTTTTGAAGATGCAGAAGCATTAGGTATCGAAATACGTTTACCATCAAAAGAAACACAGAACATTATATTTGAAGAGACAGCAAATTTTGCAGTTTACTCAATTCTGAATGCTTTATATAAAAATGTTGGTGATTTAGAAAACTGGAAAAAGTACCAAAGACCGTTTCTTGGAAACAGAGGAGTTCTTCTAGTAGGACTTGGTAGAATAGGTACTTATGTTAAAGAAAAGCTCATTAATTTAGTCAATATATCAACATTCGATATCAGAGAAAATTCTCCTGAAGAACTAGTTGAATTGACAAAAAAAGCAGATGTAGTTTCACTTCATATCCCCTTAAATGAGCATACAAGAAGTTATTGGGATGCTGAAAAACTTGGTTGGATGAAAGATGGTTCCTTTTTAGTTAATACTTCTCGAGGTCCAATAGTTTCTGAAGAAGACCTATTGAATGAAATTAAGAATAGCCGGATTTATGCAATTTTTGATGTTTTTTGGAAGGAGCCATATCATGGGGAATTAAAACATTATCACCCTGAAAATTTCATAATGACCCCGCATATTGCCAGCACATGTGCTGATTTTCTTAAAGGATTGGCTAAAGATTTTTATGAATTTCAGGATCAGTTAAGTTCCAAAAGTAATTGA
- a CDS encoding cytidyltransferase, translating into MKILAMIPARLGSQRLKQKNLRSINGKTLLQLAIEKCKNTKVFDEVWVNSESEIIGNVALENGAKFHKRPEELANNSATSEDFIYEFLKSNDCTHVVQVHSIAPLLSQKDIIDFVEKMMVSKANVFLSYEPIQIECAYKNTPINFTFDEKTNSQDLDLIQRISWSITGWLKDEYITNYEIGKCASYAGDVDFIPISKLASHVIKVEEDLKIAQALYDLVVENGG; encoded by the coding sequence ATGAAGATTTTAGCAATGATTCCTGCTCGTTTGGGTAGCCAAAGATTAAAACAGAAAAATCTCAGGAGTATTAATGGGAAAACATTACTTCAGTTAGCCATTGAAAAGTGTAAAAATACCAAAGTATTTGATGAAGTTTGGGTCAATTCTGAAAGTGAGATAATTGGAAATGTCGCTCTTGAGAATGGTGCAAAATTTCATAAAAGACCGGAAGAACTTGCTAATAATAGTGCAACGAGTGAAGATTTTATCTATGAATTTTTAAAATCCAACGACTGCACACATGTTGTGCAGGTTCATTCTATAGCACCTTTATTATCACAAAAAGATATCATCGACTTTGTAGAGAAGATGATGGTTTCAAAAGCAAATGTATTTTTAAGCTACGAGCCAATTCAGATTGAGTGTGCATACAAAAATACTCCAATTAATTTTACCTTTGACGAAAAGACAAATAGCCAGGATCTGGATCTGATACAACGTATCTCCTGGTCAATTACCGGATGGCTCAAGGATGAGTATATAACCAATTATGAGATTGGTAAATGTGCATCATATGCTGGAGATGTCGATTTTATACCAATTAGTAAATTAGCAAGTCATGTAATCAAAGTAGAAGAAGATCTAAAAATAGCACAAGCTCTTTATGATTTGGTAGTGGAAAACGGAGGATAA
- a CDS encoding DUF115 domain-containing protein: protein MSIKNSPIFDSLRNIRREINLKKYQNMNKEMINRLRSYQNKHLGERCFLVAMGPSLTKEDLEKIQDEVSFGCNKCFLIFNESTWRPTYYSVADHLVVENAKEEIISVINDTSIECIFDNQIKEQFSGYSDVIYVNQLSDLRNGYGFSDDLTRGYFSGTTVSYRMLQTAVFMGFKEIVILGMDFNFNIPKESKDSHHNLVKDKILINDKEVNHFHKDYRKKGEKWTVPKLDIQIMAFEAAKAYAEKNSIQILNASRNTKLEVFKKVNLESFL, encoded by the coding sequence ATGTCAATAAAGAATAGCCCAATTTTTGATAGTTTACGAAATATTCGTCGTGAGATTAACCTCAAAAAGTATCAGAATATGAATAAAGAAATGATCAATCGGCTAAGATCATATCAAAACAAGCATTTAGGGGAAAGATGTTTTTTAGTAGCAATGGGGCCCAGCTTAACAAAAGAAGATCTTGAGAAGATACAAGATGAAGTAAGCTTTGGGTGCAATAAATGTTTTCTGATTTTTAATGAATCTACCTGGCGACCAACCTATTATTCTGTTGCAGATCATTTAGTTGTTGAAAACGCAAAAGAAGAAATAATTAGCGTGATTAATGATACCTCGATTGAATGCATATTTGATAACCAGATAAAGGAACAGTTTTCGGGTTATTCGGATGTAATTTATGTAAACCAATTATCGGATTTAAGAAATGGGTACGGATTTTCAGACGATTTAACCCGTGGGTATTTCAGTGGAACAACTGTTAGCTATCGAATGTTGCAAACAGCAGTTTTTATGGGGTTTAAAGAAATTGTGATTCTTGGAATGGATTTCAATTTCAATATTCCAAAAGAAAGTAAAGATTCACATCATAATTTGGTTAAGGACAAGATTTTAATAAATGACAAAGAAGTAAATCATTTCCATAAAGATTATCGAAAAAAAGGAGAGAAATGGACCGTTCCGAAATTGGACATTCAAATAATGGCTTTTGAAGCTGCAAAAGCGTATGCCGAAAAAAATTCTATACAAATATTAAATGCTTCTAGAAATACAAAACTGGAAGTATTCAAAAAAGTTAATTTAGAGTCTTTTTTATGA
- a CDS encoding inositol monophosphatase yields MNYKQEFEDAKQIAIKAGERLIKEKNLEVLSSQGKDTKAKADIETEKFILNEIKRVSDFPLLSEESYQNYNNVKDVPYWIIDPIDGTLNYTRTIHLSCVSIALWVNNSPIFGVIYDFNRSELIYGYVDAGAWLNDIQLKAPISRPKSESILGTGISTYIDLDNDTDSLQEFVQKITSYKKVRLLGSAALSVAYVALDRFDAYMEKDIKLWDVAGGISIIHSLGIKYEMQEVSDFGYDVFVYNHT; encoded by the coding sequence ATGAATTATAAACAAGAGTTTGAAGACGCAAAACAAATAGCTATTAAAGCAGGTGAAAGATTAATAAAAGAGAAAAATTTAGAAGTTCTTTCAAGCCAGGGTAAAGACACAAAAGCAAAAGCAGATATTGAGACAGAAAAATTTATTCTGAATGAAATAAAACGTGTTTCAGATTTTCCATTATTAAGTGAGGAATCATACCAGAATTATAATAATGTAAAAGATGTGCCTTACTGGATTATTGATCCAATTGATGGTACACTTAATTATACGAGAACAATACATCTGTCTTGTGTCTCGATAGCCTTATGGGTAAATAATTCGCCAATTTTTGGAGTCATTTATGATTTCAATAGAAGCGAGTTAATTTACGGGTATGTAGATGCTGGAGCATGGTTAAATGATATCCAACTAAAAGCACCTATCTCGCGCCCGAAATCTGAATCCATATTAGGTACTGGAATTTCTACATATATCGATCTCGATAACGATACAGACTCTTTACAAGAATTTGTCCAAAAAATTACAAGCTATAAAAAAGTAAGATTACTTGGATCAGCTGCATTATCAGTGGCCTATGTAGCACTTGATAGATTCGATGCTTACATGGAAAAAGATATCAAGTTATGGGATGTAGCTGGAGGGATTTCAATTATACATTCGTTAGGAATTAAGTACGAAATGCAGGAAGTATCTGATTTCGGATACGATGTATTTGTATATAACCACACATAA
- a CDS encoding DUF386 family protein → MITDSFDNYNKGILSDEILFGVQTLATTDIDIDFGTYELSKNMRLIIDSYPLQSLSEDNEIFEVHNHTIDIQYPLIGYEITYFTPYESLDRFSDYEPEFDRTLYKKTSQYASEIVTGNGVFAIFYPGDPHSPQKGFVNNLITIKKATIKIII, encoded by the coding sequence ATGATCACCGACTCATTCGATAACTATAATAAAGGCATTCTTTCAGATGAAATCTTATTTGGTGTTCAGACTTTAGCCACTACAGACATAGATATTGATTTTGGTACATATGAGCTAAGTAAGAATATGAGGCTTATAATTGATTCCTACCCACTTCAAAGTCTAAGCGAAGATAATGAAATCTTTGAAGTTCATAATCATACTATTGATATCCAATATCCATTGATTGGGTATGAAATCACATATTTTACACCTTACGAGTCCTTAGACAGATTCTCTGACTATGAGCCTGAATTTGATAGAACTTTATATAAGAAAACAAGTCAGTATGCCTCAGAGATCGTAACAGGGAATGGTGTATTTGCAATTTTTTATCCGGGGGATCCACACAGTCCGCAAAAAGGATTTGTGAATAATCTGATAACTATTAAAAAGGCAACAATTAAAATTATCATTTAA
- a CDS encoding glycosyltransferase has protein sequence MKIVFINNYLHEYYIGGAEESSRILIKELSKSNRVYTISFYKDNIIIKEKKVINIFLKRNRFQDLRYATHFFNQLNISLAFKVKSIIDRIAPDIVHFNNIQGYPAILIRFLDQYKIVHTLRDYNTICFRNSLYKNGICDQCNLCKLQSVYKKSLYANIDGIVSNSNLTLSLHNQYGYKRGQQSIIYAGYDMPSIKIHKNSLTDIRFGYLGKINKAKGCHLLNEIGRQILEATGNKLLVAGTGNQSIIDSFDKKSIDYLGYMKPLDFYSQINVVIITSVWYDPLPRIIYESISFNVIPILSIHSGGKTIVQSIDKNLIFDPNNRGDFERVISYLKTTSNLKSIYKSLKRIGEGKQFTIEKTSYEYMEFYKKIIND, from the coding sequence ATGAAGATCGTATTTATTAACAATTATTTGCATGAATATTATATTGGTGGTGCCGAAGAATCATCGAGAATTCTCATTAAAGAATTATCAAAATCTAATAGGGTTTACACTATTTCTTTTTATAAGGATAATATCATTATTAAAGAAAAAAAAGTTATCAATATTTTTTTAAAAAGAAATAGATTCCAAGACTTAAGATACGCTACACATTTTTTCAATCAATTAAACATCTCCTTGGCGTTCAAAGTAAAGAGTATAATAGATAGAATAGCTCCAGATATAGTTCATTTTAATAACATACAAGGATACCCTGCAATATTGATTAGATTTTTGGATCAGTACAAGATTGTACATACTCTAAGAGATTATAATACAATTTGTTTTAGAAATTCTTTATACAAAAATGGTATTTGTGACCAATGTAATCTCTGTAAACTTCAGAGTGTTTACAAAAAAAGTTTATATGCTAATATTGATGGGATCGTATCTAATAGTAATCTAACTTTAAGTCTTCATAATCAGTATGGATATAAAAGAGGGCAACAGTCAATTATTTATGCTGGTTATGATATGCCAAGCATTAAAATTCACAAAAACTCATTAACCGATATTCGATTTGGGTATCTTGGTAAGATCAATAAGGCTAAAGGTTGTCATCTACTTAACGAGATAGGAAGGCAGATTTTAGAAGCCACTGGGAATAAATTGTTAGTTGCAGGAACTGGAAATCAGAGCATTATAGATTCTTTCGATAAAAAATCCATAGATTATTTAGGCTATATGAAGCCTCTCGATTTTTACTCACAGATTAATGTAGTCATTATAACTTCGGTTTGGTACGATCCATTACCAAGGATTATTTATGAGTCTATTTCTTTTAATGTAATACCTATTTTGTCAATTCATTCAGGAGGTAAAACGATAGTTCAAAGTATAGATAAGAATTTGATTTTTGATCCCAATAATAGAGGTGATTTTGAAAGGGTGATTAGTTATTTAAAAACAACTAGTAACCTGAAATCAATCTATAAATCATTAAAACGAATAGGTGAGGGAAAACAATTCACAATTGAGAAAACTTCGTATGAATATATGGAGTTTTATAAAAAGATTATAAATGATTAA
- a CDS encoding cyclase, with amino-acid sequence MKIFLSHSLNNNTPTYGNRSRVSVSKIKSIKEGSTVNESTINLPLHCGTHIDFPHHFFSEKITQENYEADFWFFNKPIIIEVEQSELIIDEKIIDQLKQVKDKASFDILLVKTGATAFRSESRYWEYNYGLSPNVADYLKEEFTSIRVVGMDFISLSSYQHSDAGKAAHYHFLDPKSPILVIEDMDLTKVDANTTLREVIVCPLRIDGTDGVPVTCFGITED; translated from the coding sequence GTGAAGATTTTTTTATCACATAGTTTAAATAATAATACTCCAACCTATGGAAATAGATCCAGAGTATCAGTTTCCAAAATAAAATCAATTAAAGAAGGTAGCACGGTTAACGAGAGTACAATTAATCTGCCTCTACATTGCGGTACTCATATTGATTTTCCCCATCACTTCTTTTCAGAAAAAATTACTCAGGAGAATTATGAAGCCGATTTTTGGTTCTTTAACAAACCAATCATTATTGAAGTTGAACAATCTGAATTAATCATTGACGAGAAAATAATTGATCAACTAAAACAAGTGAAAGACAAAGCTTCTTTTGATATTCTTCTAGTTAAAACCGGTGCGACAGCATTTAGATCTGAATCCAGATATTGGGAATATAATTATGGGCTTTCACCAAATGTAGCCGATTACCTTAAAGAAGAATTTACTTCAATACGTGTTGTTGGAATGGACTTTATTTCGCTATCAAGTTACCAACATTCAGATGCTGGAAAAGCAGCGCATTATCATTTCTTAGATCCTAAATCACCTATTCTTGTCATTGAAGACATGGATTTAACTAAAGTAGATGCAAATACAACTCTAAGGGAAGTAATTGTTTGTCCATTACGAATTGATGGAACCGATGGTGTGCCTGTAACTTGTTTTGGTATAACAGAGGATTAA
- the glf gene encoding UDP-galactopyranose mutase yields the protein MMKYDYLIVGTGLFGAVFAHEANKQGKKCLLIDKRNHIGGNTYCEETEGINVHKYGAHIFHTNDKKIWDYVNNFVEFNRYTNTPVARYKNELYNLPFNMNTFNKLWGVKTPREAKQKIEEQKGEYKDIKPSNLEEQALTLVGKDIYEKLIKGYTEKQWGRKATDLPPFIIKRLPLRFTYDNNYFNDKYQGIPIGGYNKLIEGLLDGIEVRLGVNYFDTKDELDQLADKIVYTGPIDKYFNFRFGELEYRSLNFEHEVLDTDNFQGNAVVNYTEYEIPFTRILEHKHFEFGKQKKTVITKEYPIEWKQGMEPYYPVNDEKNTARFKKYYGLTKDHENVIFGGRLAEYKYYDMHQVIGAALVKTRKELNKND from the coding sequence ATGATGAAATATGATTATCTCATTGTTGGAACAGGGTTATTTGGAGCAGTATTTGCCCATGAAGCAAATAAACAAGGGAAAAAGTGTCTCTTAATAGATAAAAGAAATCATATTGGTGGTAACACATACTGTGAAGAAACAGAAGGAATTAATGTCCACAAATATGGCGCCCATATATTTCACACAAATGATAAAAAAATCTGGGATTATGTAAATAATTTTGTTGAGTTTAATAGGTATACAAATACACCGGTAGCCAGATATAAAAATGAGCTTTACAACCTTCCATTTAATATGAATACTTTCAATAAATTATGGGGAGTAAAAACACCAAGGGAAGCAAAACAGAAAATAGAAGAGCAAAAAGGAGAGTATAAAGATATCAAGCCATCTAATTTGGAAGAACAGGCTCTCACACTGGTTGGAAAAGATATATATGAAAAACTGATAAAAGGTTATACTGAAAAGCAATGGGGTAGAAAGGCTACTGATTTACCGCCTTTCATTATTAAACGATTACCACTAAGATTTACCTACGACAACAATTACTTTAATGATAAGTATCAGGGAATCCCTATTGGTGGTTATAATAAACTAATTGAAGGTCTTTTAGATGGGATAGAAGTACGACTTGGGGTTAATTATTTTGATACTAAAGACGAGTTGGATCAACTTGCAGACAAAATCGTTTATACCGGTCCAATTGATAAATATTTTAATTTCCGATTTGGAGAACTGGAATACCGTAGCCTAAATTTTGAGCATGAAGTATTAGACACTGACAACTTCCAGGGCAATGCTGTTGTGAATTATACAGAATATGAAATTCCGTTCACAAGAATTCTCGAACACAAACATTTCGAATTTGGAAAACAAAAAAAAACGGTTATTACAAAGGAATACCCCATTGAATGGAAGCAAGGTATGGAACCTTACTATCCGGTGAACGATGAGAAGAATACTGCCAGATTTAAAAAGTATTATGGATTAACAAAGGATCATGAAAATGTCATTTTCGGTGGGCGCTTGGCAGAATATAAATATTATGATATGCATCAAGTTATTGGTGCTGCATTGGTTAAAACTAGAAAGGAATTGAATAAAAATGATTAA
- the gmd gene encoding GDP-mannose 4,6-dehydratase, translating into MKKAFITGVSGQDGGHLATFLDNKGYQVYGVLRGQTEASHPRFHALQKEFPFLKIVMADLLDLSALTRAMTDIRPDEVYNLGAISHVGYSFKNPILTGNVTAMGVLNMLEAIRMAGLEETTRFYQASTSEMFGGLDYNRPDSGYSESDSFHPRSPYGVAKLYGHWITKNYRESYGMYAVSGILFNHEGERRGPEFVTRKISQSVAKIKLGLQEKIELGNLDAQRDWGYAGDYVEGMWLMLQQDKDSLDDYVLATGETHSVRKFVELSFKEIGIQLIWKGKYEDEVGIDALTGKTLVSINPEYYRPAEVDLLVGDPTRAEKELGWHRRTTFEGLVKLMVNADLNFLKNETK; encoded by the coding sequence ATGAAAAAAGCATTTATAACTGGTGTTTCAGGGCAAGATGGAGGCCACTTAGCAACTTTCCTAGATAATAAAGGGTATCAAGTTTATGGTGTATTGAGGGGGCAAACGGAAGCTTCACATCCTCGATTTCATGCGTTGCAAAAGGAATTTCCATTCTTAAAAATAGTTATGGCTGATCTTCTAGATTTGTCTGCTTTAACTCGAGCTATGACTGATATTAGACCTGATGAAGTTTATAACTTAGGAGCAATAAGTCATGTAGGTTACTCCTTTAAAAATCCAATTTTAACAGGAAATGTAACGGCAATGGGTGTGCTTAATATGCTTGAAGCCATTCGAATGGCAGGACTTGAGGAAACTACACGTTTTTACCAAGCTTCGACATCAGAAATGTTTGGAGGTTTAGATTATAATCGTCCAGATTCTGGTTATTCAGAATCTGACTCATTCCATCCGCGCAGTCCATATGGGGTAGCTAAATTATATGGACATTGGATTACTAAAAATTATAGAGAAAGCTATGGAATGTACGCTGTAAGTGGAATTTTATTTAATCATGAAGGAGAGAGGAGAGGCCCTGAGTTTGTTACGAGAAAGATTTCTCAATCAGTCGCAAAAATTAAACTTGGATTGCAAGAAAAAATTGAACTGGGTAATCTCGATGCGCAACGAGACTGGGGTTATGCTGGGGACTATGTTGAGGGAATGTGGTTAATGTTACAGCAAGATAAGGATAGCCTAGATGACTATGTGTTAGCTACTGGAGAGACTCATTCGGTGCGAAAATTTGTTGAGCTATCATTTAAAGAAATAGGAATTCAATTAATATGGAAGGGGAAGTATGAAGATGAAGTTGGAATAGACGCGCTCACCGGGAAGACTTTGGTCAGTATTAACCCAGAATATTATCGACCTGCAGAGGTAGATTTGTTGGTAGGAGACCCAACAAGAGCTGAAAAAGAACTAGGTTGGCATAGAAGAACTACGTTTGAAGGGTTAGTAAAGCTGATGGTTAACGCAGATTTAAACTTTTTAAAGAATGAAACAAAATAA
- a CDS encoding glycosyltransferase produces the protein MINAHEKIAAVVVTYNRKQLLIKCLDAIKTQTRKPDILFIIDNLSNDGTPEILLEKKIIPKLPSKSPEVNEVIECVISTDTGLIELVYVRKSENDGGAGGFYEGLKRAFESGVDWIWMMDDDGIPCKDQLRNLKKYSKKFSLKYCNAIVINQESPEELAFGLNGIYYIKQINDSEVIPRFMNPFNGTLIHREVPEKIGLIKKEMFIWGDEEEYTNRVKFNGYPVATITKAKHYHPPSRSTFTKVLPPLPLRIILKPPERSSIYFRNLGYINYTYNRMIFFKLLFKYNLYYLLRFKIKELCNFNLNFIDGANDNFSK, from the coding sequence ATGATTAATGCGCATGAAAAAATCGCTGCTGTAGTAGTTACCTATAATCGCAAACAATTATTGATTAAGTGTTTAGATGCAATAAAAACTCAAACAAGAAAGCCTGACATTCTATTTATTATAGATAATCTCTCGAACGATGGGACACCAGAAATTTTATTGGAAAAAAAAATAATTCCAAAACTTCCTTCAAAAAGTCCAGAGGTAAATGAAGTTATCGAGTGTGTGATAAGTACAGATACTGGTTTAATTGAACTTGTATATGTTCGAAAATCTGAAAATGATGGTGGAGCGGGGGGTTTTTATGAAGGATTGAAAAGAGCTTTTGAATCAGGGGTGGACTGGATTTGGATGATGGATGATGATGGCATTCCATGCAAAGATCAGTTAAGGAATCTGAAAAAATATTCAAAAAAGTTCTCACTGAAATATTGCAATGCCATTGTAATTAATCAAGAATCTCCAGAAGAACTGGCATTCGGGTTAAACGGAATCTACTATATAAAACAAATTAATGACTCCGAAGTTATACCAAGATTCATGAATCCATTCAATGGAACACTTATACATCGGGAAGTGCCAGAAAAAATAGGGCTCATAAAGAAGGAGATGTTTATATGGGGTGATGAAGAAGAGTATACAAATAGAGTAAAATTCAATGGTTATCCGGTGGCAACGATTACAAAAGCGAAACATTATCATCCCCCAAGCAGAAGCACTTTTACAAAAGTATTACCTCCCTTGCCTTTAAGAATAATCCTAAAACCACCTGAAAGATCAAGCATCTATTTTAGAAATTTAGGATATATAAATTATACATACAATCGAATGATTTTTTTTAAATTATTATTCAAATACAATTTGTATTATTTATTAAGATTTAAGATTAAAGAATTGTGTAATTTTAATTTGAATTTTATAGATGGAGCTAATGACAATTTTTCAAAATGA